From candidate division TA06 bacterium, one genomic window encodes:
- a CDS encoding tetratricopeptide repeat protein: MRKQEEFERVFKQLKLALAVAQRKGDRIGEILLLYNLGMGYELMNRLEQALECYSQTLAIQREMGDRTGESISLDRIGMAYYLTNRLEDALKYFEQSLATARELGSRSGEVSVLHHIGMVYEATNRFDDALKHYKQSLEIERKIGDPAGEASTLHQVGFVCQVTGRFEDALEYYNQSLAIRRKMGDCSGEAKTLHHVGIVCQETGRFGDALAYYGESLKIARKIGDHAVEAVALHHIGMVYGDMSNFQDALVKYSESLSIVREIGDRAGEAKNFHEIGIVYQYAGRLEDALGYYSESLAIERQIGDRASEAETLCQMGRAYQSDNRSENALEHFNRGLAIWRDMGYRVHEARALCQIGRVYEYMGHLGDALKHYEKSLAIEAEIGSKTDEEITLLAMARLKKKMGKGKKELA; the protein is encoded by the coding sequence ATGCGAAAACAAGAGGAATTTGAGCGAGTTTTCAAACAATTGAAACTGGCTCTGGCAGTTGCGCAAAGGAAGGGCGACCGTATCGGGGAGATTTTGCTCCTCTACAACCTGGGTATGGGTTATGAATTGATGAACCGTCTTGAGCAAGCGCTTGAGTGCTACAGTCAAACCCTGGCGATCCAGCGCGAGATGGGTGACAGAACTGGTGAGTCAATCTCATTGGATCGGATTGGCATGGCTTACTATCTAACGAATCGTTTGGAGGATGCCCTGAAGTACTTCGAGCAGAGTCTGGCGACAGCCCGAGAGCTGGGTAGTCGTTCTGGCGAAGTCAGCGTCTTACATCATATAGGCATGGTCTATGAAGCAACAAACCGTTTTGATGACGCTCTCAAACACTACAAACAGAGCCTTGAAATTGAACGGAAGATCGGCGACCCTGCGGGTGAGGCAAGTACCCTGCATCAGGTCGGCTTTGTCTGTCAAGTCACAGGCCGTTTCGAGGATGCTCTGGAATATTACAATCAGAGCTTGGCCATCAGACGCAAAATGGGTGACTGCTCTGGCGAGGCGAAAACATTGCACCATGTGGGCATCGTTTGCCAGGAAACTGGCCGTTTCGGTGATGCATTGGCATATTACGGCGAGAGCTTGAAAATTGCCCGGAAGATCGGCGATCATGCGGTCGAGGCTGTGGCCCTACATCATATCGGTATGGTTTACGGAGACATGAGCAATTTTCAGGATGCTCTGGTGAAATACAGTGAGAGTTTGTCAATTGTGCGTGAGATAGGTGATCGTGCTGGCGAAGCCAAAAACTTCCATGAGATCGGTATAGTTTATCAATATGCCGGGCGGCTCGAGGATGCCTTGGGATACTACAGCGAGAGCCTGGCGATTGAGCGTCAGATAGGCGACCGTGCGAGTGAGGCCGAGACACTCTGTCAGATGGGTAGGGCTTATCAATCAGACAACCGTTCTGAGAACGCCCTTGAGCATTTCAATCGCGGTCTGGCGATTTGGCGCGACATGGGCTACCGAGTCCATGAGGCTCGAGCGCTGTGCCAGATTGGCAGGGTCTATGAATATATGGGTCATTTAGGGGATGCTTTGAAGCATTATGAAAAGAGCCTCGCAATTGAGGCTGAGATAGGAAGCAAGACAGATGAGGAGATCACATTGCTTGCCATGGCAAGACTGAAGAAAAAGATGGGTAAAGGAAAGAAGGAATTAGCGTAA
- a CDS encoding ArsR family transcriptional regulator, protein MEDMARAFAALGNQRRFKIMVSLLGLREDTAGSIANTHRLHPTVASKHLKKLEVARLVRGERRGRCVYYSAETDSSSIAIRSILSILRRSPKRRVR, encoded by the coding sequence GTGGAAGATATGGCGAGAGCTTTCGCTGCTCTTGGGAATCAGAGGCGTTTTAAGATTATGGTGTCACTTCTTGGGTTGAGAGAGGACACAGCCGGCTCAATTGCAAACACGCACAGGCTGCATCCGACGGTAGCATCCAAACATTTGAAGAAGCTGGAGGTCGCCAGGCTTGTGCGGGGTGAACGACGGGGGCGATGCGTATATTACTCAGCAGAGACAGATAGCTCTTCAATCGCCATACGAAGTATCCTTAGCATATTGCGGAGGTCCCCCAAGCGCCGCGTCAGGTAG